One Hevea brasiliensis isolate MT/VB/25A 57/8 unplaced genomic scaffold, ASM3005281v1 Scaf587, whole genome shotgun sequence genomic region harbors:
- the LOC131177572 gene encoding uncharacterized protein LOC131177572: MISSKKDEPCHDYNTADKKSTSLTISEYENCSPSQQNEEQSNVANLVTEKDLEHLCQLIEMKDGGPTWIQMMDCSTPGMRCQAWRREPKTGPPQYQTRTVFENATPEMVRDFFWDDEFRATWDDMLAYSAMIDECLTTGTMIVQWIRKFPFFCSDREYIIGRRIWESGGSYYCVTKGVPCLSVPRRAKPRRVDLYYSSWCIRAVESRMGDGRLIACEVLLFHHEEMGVPWEIAKLGVKHGMWGTVKKFEPGLRAYQKARASGVPLSRPAFMAQITTKINSGLHRSLAVNENSSEAKVAAAATSSNRSLGRKIPKWLIFGGVFVLACSIDRGLLTKAFIFGVARKFANIGKR; the protein is encoded by the exons ATGATCAGTTCAAAAAAGGATGAACCGTGTCATGATTATAATACTGCTGACAAaaaatcaacctcactaaccatttcaGAATATGAAAATTGCAG CCCATCACAGCAGAATGAAGAACAATCTAATGTTGCCAATCTTGTGACGGAGAAGGATTTAGAACATTTATGCCAGCTTATTGAGATGAAAGATGGAGGTCCTACATGGATACAAATGATGGATTGCTCCACCCCTGGTATGAGGTGTCAAGCATGGAGGAGAGAACCCAAG ACTGGTCCGCCTCAATATCAAACTAGAACCGTGTTTGAGAATGCAACACCAGAGATGGTGCGAGACTTCTTCTGGGATGATGAATTTCGGGCAACTTGGGATGACATGCTTGCATATTCTGCTATGATAGATGAGTGTCTCACTACTGGGACTATGATTGTGCAATGGATTAGAAAA TTTCCATTTTTCTGCAGTGACAGAGAATACATAATAGGCCGACGAATATGGGAGTCGGGTGGATCTTATTACTGTGTGACAAAG GGAGTACCCTGCTTATCTGTACCAAGGCGAGCTAAACCCAGACGTGTCGATCTCTACTACTCAAGTTGGTGTATTCGAGCAG TGGAATCAAGAATGGGGGATGGCCGTTTGATTGCCTGTGAGGTATTACTTTTCCATCACGAAGAAATGGGTGTACCATGGGAAATTGCAAAGCTTGGAGTAAAGCATGGGATGTGGGGAACTGTCAAAAAGTTTGAGCCTGGCTTAAGGGCATACCAGAAAGCAAGAGCATCTGGTGTTCCACTTTCTCGGCCTGCATTCATGGCTCAAATCACTACCAAAATAAATTCAGGGCTCCATAGATCCTTGGCAGTCAATGAGAATTCATCAGAGGCTAAGGTAGCAGCAGCAGCAACTTCATCCAACAGATCTTTGGGCAGGAAGATACCAAAGTGGTTAATTTTTGGTGGGGTCTTTGTCCTTGCTTGCAGCATTGATAGGGGACTCTTAACCAAGGCATTTATATTTGGCGTAGCTAGAAAGTTTGCAAATATAGGAAAAAGATAG